The Garra rufa chromosome 20, GarRuf1.0, whole genome shotgun sequence genome contains the following window.
ATCATTAAAACAAACGCAGTATGTGCAAATAAATGGTGAGGTTAGCATGAATGTTGTCTTTTAAAGATTTCATCTTCAGGTCAACTACTGTAATGACAGAGCGACAGTTTGGTGAAAACATTACTAAGCAAGTTAATTTGATTATAGCAATTAACCTGGATAATAACGGAgacatttgaaaataaatagcACCCCCTGGAGTACTGAAGATACCACGTTCACCAAGCGCTCGTGTCTGCAATTACCACACGCATACGTCGTGGTACTCTCGCATGTCGAAGACTGacgcggaagagaagaaattgttgaataaagtcattgtttttgttttctttgcacaccaaAAAGTAttatcatagcttcataaaatgaatATTGAACTagtgatgtcacatgaactattttaacaatgtccttactaactatCTAGCATTGTTCAGTTCAGTCAGTTAtgatgctgtctatgcagggtcagaaagctcattaaaaatatcttaatttgtcttaatttGTTTATAGCAATTTACCTGGATAATAACACAAACGATTTAAATGCAGAGAAATTTGCATGTAACTATTGCCCTCTGAAATACTAGAGGTTTCCACATTCACCAAGCACTCATGTCTGCAATCACATTTTAGTGAGTTAACCCAAGAAGTCATACTTGAACAATGACAAACCCTTTTGGCAAAGCAGTGGTAAAGAAAGACGGATGTAAGTTGAGCTTGATAAAATCATTTATTGTGCTCCAGAAGATTAAATCCTATTTAAccagaaagaaagacaaaatgaCAAATAATCTACATCACAACAACCCTCTGTAGTTCTCAACAGCCATTTTGATCTTCTTTCAAGGTCAGCCAGTAGAAAATAAACACATAATGAAATTTGGTTGCTGTTTGTAAGAAAATGGCCCTCAGTCTTGCATTACATTCAGTTACAAGGCTTGTCCTGGCATGAGTGTATGCGAGTATATGTGCATATGTGTGAAGAAACATACTGAGCTGTGGAGATCTTCGCAATTACAGATGAATCCCATCTCTCTCCTTGGTACATGTGCATGCACAAGATGAATCCTCTGAGCGCCCCACCGGTGTACGGTTCATTAAATTTGAATATCATTCAAAGGAGCTTCCTTTGCAGGGGGACACATGGGCAGGCTGACTTTGCATATGCATACCTGCAGATGGGGACTGGCATACAGAGCAGCGATGGTCTCTCTGGCCCGTTTGTACTGCACCGAGTTGTCATAGGTGAAGGCAGAACAGAGAGTAAAAGCCCAGAGGAGATTGTGTTCTGCACGGGAACATGTTGTTGGGGACAATGTGTGTCACGAGTTGGCTGATCAGAAGAAGAGCAGCACAATTCTTTCAATCTTGTTCCCTTCCTTGGCTTCCCTCATTAGTTCTTTGCCACTAGCTACTCACCAGGGCTCAAGTATTCACTCCCATAAGCCTGTGTTTGACCTCCATGTTTTCCACACCAACTATTAATTAATTACCTTGAGATGTGAAAGGCTGTACTGCTAGCAAAATGACTTCTAATGTCTCTCACTTTGGCCGTTACTCTATATGCAAAAGTAATTTATTCTGAACTCAGCCAATCAAAACATATTTGATGTTGAATATTTAGCTATGCGGAGCAGGATTTTGGAAATGAATGTCAAAATGTCCTGGCTAGGGCAgaactaaggtaaaaaaaaaattcaaaagatAGCTTTTACCGCTTGTCTGGTTTGTATGTGTCTGGATAGGAAACAGCATTAGCACAAAAGCTAAGAAGGAAACCTTTGATCTGGGAGAACCAAATCACCAACCTATTGCTGTTTTTCTATAATCATACGCTACATGCTGAGAAAATAATATGCAGAAGTTCCCCTCTCATTGGTGTTTGTGTTCAAACAAATTTCTCAGAAGTAAAAAAGGATTAACAAGAATCATCCTGAAATGACTATCCACAGAAAGGGAACAACGGGTTAGCACCCCAAGACTTTTTAGCATGTAGTATGTAATGCAACGAGGCTCTGAGAAAATTAATCATGATCGTTTCTCGATTCCCTTTCTCTAGCTAGCTTCAATGGCCTCTTAAGATCAGAAGGCCCACTAACGAACGGTCTCATCGGGGGTTCTCCTGTCTTTAGCCTGGGATTCATTGGCGTCGATCATTAGCATGTAGGATGTTACGTAACAAGGCTTTGAGAAGAGTCAAATAATCAAGGATGGATAAAACCAGCAATTACTGAGAGATTTGCAGGTGAAACTGGCTTTAGCATTAAGCACTTATCTCTGGGTAGAAATGACAAaagtttctctttctctttctgctttctttctttctatagcTAGCTTTAAGCGGTAAGATCAAGGGCTTCGTAACATCAGAAGCCCCCTAATACACTCTTTCATCAGGGGCCCTCCTGTCTCCAGTGTGGGATTCATTTGTGATGATCATTCAGGAGAATCACAGAAAGTTCTGGATGAGAGGATACCAACGCAAGTCTCCAAGTCGCACAGAATAAATCCTTGCGTTGGTCACTGGTTGTTCAAAGCTGCATGGGGGACTGCCTCGTAAAGCACAGAAAACAAAGAAATGAGAATCAAACATTACAGGTAAGAAATTTTCCTAAGGTAGGGTGATTTGACTATTAGCAAGAggtgaaaatgaacttaaaaaaagaacaaagcaATGTATTATAACTGAGACCAATGAGCAAATCAAAAAGTACATTAATGTCCCACACATGGGAGCTCAAACAACAAGTGATTCACCACTATTAAAAAGTTTTACCAACACACATGTACAAAACTAGTCCTTATAACCAGGTTCACTCGAGCTATTTGCGAACGCAATCTAGTTAGCGTATCCCCACCCCTTCCCGTAAGCATCTTCAGAACCCACCGTGTCCACCCTCGTCAGCATATTCCATTTCCTCCTGTGAGCAGTATTTCCTTAAACAAATCCAAATGGggaagaaaatgattttttttgttgttttaaataatGACTTAATCAGCAGAACAGCCACCAAGCAGATAAATTGTCATGCGCGTCGTGCTAAAAATATCCAGCCTCCCTTTGAGTCCACCAGTTTCAGTATAGACAGCACTTGTGTGATGAAGCTGTATCTGCCAGGAAGCCAATAAATTCCCCGCTACGCTCTTGAGGCAGATTCCTCAGTATCAACACCCCCAGCCAGGGCTTAAAGAGCATGGGTGCTTTGTGTACATATCTAGATATGTAAATACGTCCTATACAATAAAATTGTTCCCCcaaaaataaattgacaaaaagAATTCAAAGACATTCAGCGAATGTCTCTATTGTGCATATTCTTGAGGAATTCTCATTCTCTGCGTTCTCCTGTAGTATTCCACATTCTCCACCAGAAGGAGAACACATGCCTAAATTAGGTAAGCAGCAGCATCTCCCGTCTGCTCTGAAGAGAGTAATCTACAATTCAGTGCCCCGGGAAAACAATATGTTTCCTTTTGTTTACAAAGGGCCTCCCACACGTCATCTCTTCTGTGCTTCCGTCGTTTCCTCTCCGGGTAACCAAATCAAACCATTCCTCAAAGAATCCCAGACTGATAGTTGTTCCCAGGAAATAGCCCTGGTTTTGTCACAATATAAGGGTAAAAAAATCacctttgtttgtttttcattacatcagaaattgtttttttttgtccttttgtttttgcctttaatataaaacaatagTTTTGCTCTCGAGGAACAAAATCCACATTGTTATTTCCTGTTCCTCTGAGCACCGGGGGTAAAGGTATTCCGCACCCCAGTGCTATCCCCTCCGTTCTTCATCACACTCTTACTCCACATCTGCGGGAGTGTttgtctgtgtgtatgtgtgtgagaatgtgtgtgtgtggctaTACTCTAGTGGTGGAGTGTGAATGAGGATGTGGATGAGGCAGGGTATTATTCTGTCCACTGGAGTAACTGTTGAAGGGGTGTAAGGAGGTGAGGCCTGGCATGCTGTTGGGTATCATAGTGATGGTGTTGGGGGTCATGAGAGGGATGTCGTCCGGCGAACGGCGCATGGCGAGTGTGTAATCGGGCGGGCAGGCAGTTCTCAGGACCACCTCGTGCGGGTGCATGGCCTCCCGGCACTCCCGCTCCAAGTCGCTGTGTTTCATTTGTAGAGACATGAGCTCCTCTTCTTGTGTATGGGGCAGCTCATTGGCTGTGGTCCTCTGTGGGCTGCAACGCCGGTGGACCTCGTGCCTTCGCTTATCCTTCTTGTAGTAGAGTGCGGCGAAAGCCAAGATGTTGAGGAAGAGCAACGAGGCACCGACGGCAATCGTGACGCTCAGTTCGGTAGAGTAGTCCCGCTGATTCTCTAGGAAGGGTTGATTCTGGTTCTGGTTCTGGTTGTGGTTCTCCTGTGTTTCAGTGGGAAACGGCGTAGGGTAGGGTCTCTTGGTGTTGACTGGTATCTTCTTTGGTGTACGGGGAGTGACCTCAGGTGGAGGCAACTTAGTGGTGGTGGAAATTATCTGGGTGACCTCGTTGAGGCTGTGGAGATGAGGCACCAGCTCCAGCCATAAGTTGACCTTATTGGCACGGTAATGCTCCTTGACACGGGGCTTCAAGCCGATGTGCAGGTACAGTTGGTCCTTTTGGTTGTAACGCGTCCAGGCCACCTCTTCAAAGCGGTTAGGCTTGGTGTGGATAAACTTGGTGTCCTGTGGAACTGGCTGGTTGGGGTCACTGAAAGGTAAAAGGAAGATTTCAGTACTTTGTAAGACAAGTATCACACAACCCATTATAGAAAAGTCTTATGGGAGTGCCTGGAGACCCCTAATATTCTCTCAGTGCTCATTAGGGTCTCCTGACAACTGCACCTGCTCTTAAAATTAACGAGAATTAGCCTGAGAGAAGAAATTACACATTTACCCACAAATTGATTTGTTGTCCTCCCGTGAGATGATTACACGTCTAGGCAGCAATGTCATAGAAACACTAAACTCACTCTAAGTGATCATCAGCATTACTTTATTCACTGCATTACACCTAAATTGAAGCAAACTAAATTGCTGTTGCGTAAAAAGCAGTTGCCTAAATTTAATGTAGCATAACCATGGGAATCTTAACAAGTATTTGTGAGTGAGAATGCATTAACAAACAATTAAGCAATGATTAAACCTTAGGAACCCTGTAGCAGTGTTTCCTGGCAACAACTGGGTATTGTACGGTAATCAATAGCAGATTCAACTCTTGAATTATGAGATGGTTGCGTTGGTGGTCTTACAACAAAACAAAGTCATATTCAAAAGCACTTCTGAATCCTAATTAATGGCCGTATTGTTTGCCTCAAGTCTAATTGATTAGAAACAATGCCCTGTTGCCTAGAGACTTACCCAGTCTTGGCAAAGTTGGTCCAGTAGGTCATTACCACTGCACTAAGCATCACATCATTTTTGGAGAAGTTGCAGGGGAAAAGCTCAGTTGGACCAATCATGGGCAGCCCGAACACATATGGGATCTCATCGCCATGTGCTGCATCAGCCCAGGGTGGCACCTGCTCTGTTTGGCAGTGATGGTAGAAGGCGTAGAAATAAGTAGGCGAGCCAAAGCTGGAGTGGAGGTCTGCTGTCGCCACTGCTGGAGCCACCCACTGATGATCTGTGAAGAGCGCCAGCAGGGTCTTTCTTCTGGTCTCTGGGTTGTGGCGGTCAGCCCAGTCAGTGTACATAAACTTAATGGTCTCCCGCAGGATGTCTTTCCCCTCGGGGTAACCGTATAAATCATCCACAAAACTCGACACGGCGTAGTCAAAATCATTGGCTTGAACTCCGTTCTCGTTGTCTACAATGAGTTCCACAAACTTCAGCCCCTCGCCTTGGTTGACGCCCAGCATGATGTCGTAGTTGAGGAACTCCCCTTGCTCCATGAGGATTTGAGGGTCATCGGGGATGACATCGCCGTCAATGACGGGTCCAAAGGCGATGTGGTAGCGAGCAGGCTGGATGTCCTGCTCCACGAGTTCTTTGTAGTGTTTTTTCTGTAGGCACTCTACCATCTCCACTGTATCTTTGAGGTTGCACCCCACCTTTTTGGCCAGCATGCGGGCATACTTGGCTGGTTGAAAGCTGACAGCCCAGCTGGACAAGGCTGTGCCACTTTGGGCTATGGCCCTTTGGAAAAGACCTGCATAGGAAAAACAAGACGGCATCACAAGGAGAACAACCGCAACAGGCTACAGTACGATCCAAACGTCTGAGACCACTAGTGACCACCTACttccatttatttaatacatttttattacaaaTGATAATTTCAAGAATTCagaattgtaaataatatttaactgaataaatacagttgaggtcaaaagtttacatacaccttg
Protein-coding sequences here:
- the nlgn1 gene encoding neuroligin-1 isoform X2, whose protein sequence is MPFQQPNRLWRAMCPRLGLSPTLDLPLLCWILGLALHAQLAAFQKLDETDPVVTTTYGKLRGFKKELNNEILGPVIQFLGVPYAAPPTGERRFQPPEPPISWSDIRNATQFAPVCPQTLLEGRLPDVMLPVWFTNGIEVVSSYVQDQSEDCLFLNIYVPTEDDIRESGSPKPVMVFIHGGSYMEGTANMFDGSILASYGNVIVITVNYRLGVLGFLSTGDQAAKGNYGLLDQIQALRWTSENIAFFGGDPLRITVFGSGAGASCVNLLTLSHYSEGNRWSNSTKGLFQRAIAQSGTALSSWAVSFQPAKYARMLAKKVGCNLKDTVEMVECLQKKHYKELVEQDIQPARYHIAFGPVIDGDVIPDDPQILMEQGEFLNYDIMLGVNQGEGLKFVELIVDNENGVQANDFDYAVSSFVDDLYGYPEGKDILRETIKFMYTDWADRHNPETRRKTLLALFTDHQWVAPAVATADLHSSFGSPTYFYAFYHHCQTEQVPPWADAAHGDEIPYVFGLPMIGPTELFPCNFSKNDVMLSAVVMTYWTNFAKTGDPNQPVPQDTKFIHTKPNRFEEVAWTRYNQKDQLYLHIGLKPRVKEHYRANKVNLWLELVPHLHSLNEVTQIISTTTKLPPPEVTPRTPKKIPVNTKRPYPTPFPTETQENHNQNQNQNQPFLENQRDYSTELSVTIAVGASLLFLNILAFAALYYKKDKRRHEVHRRCSPQRTTANELPHTQEEELMSLQMKHSDLERECREAMHPHEVVLRTACPPDYTLAMRRSPDDIPLMTPNTITMIPNSMPGLTSLHPFNSYSSGQNNTLPHPHPHSHSTTRV
- the nlgn1 gene encoding neuroligin-1 isoform X1 encodes the protein MPFQQPNRLWRAMCPRLGLSPTLDLPLLCWILGLALHAQLAAFQKLDETDPVVTTTYGKLRGFKKELNNEILGPVIQFLGVPYAAPPTGERRFQPPEPPISWSDIRNATQFAPVCPQTLLEGRLPDVMLPVWFTNGIEVVSSYVQDQSEDCLFLNIYVPTEDGPLSKKQNDDLADNDGAEDEDIRESGSPKPVMVFIHGGSYMEGTANMFDGSILASYGNVIVITVNYRLGVLGFLSTGDQAAKGNYGLLDQIQALRWTSENIAFFGGDPLRITVFGSGAGASCVNLLTLSHYSEGNRWSNSTKGLFQRAIAQSGTALSSWAVSFQPAKYARMLAKKVGCNLKDTVEMVECLQKKHYKELVEQDIQPARYHIAFGPVIDGDVIPDDPQILMEQGEFLNYDIMLGVNQGEGLKFVELIVDNENGVQANDFDYAVSSFVDDLYGYPEGKDILRETIKFMYTDWADRHNPETRRKTLLALFTDHQWVAPAVATADLHSSFGSPTYFYAFYHHCQTEQVPPWADAAHGDEIPYVFGLPMIGPTELFPCNFSKNDVMLSAVVMTYWTNFAKTGDPNQPVPQDTKFIHTKPNRFEEVAWTRYNQKDQLYLHIGLKPRVKEHYRANKVNLWLELVPHLHSLNEVTQIISTTTKLPPPEVTPRTPKKIPVNTKRPYPTPFPTETQENHNQNQNQNQPFLENQRDYSTELSVTIAVGASLLFLNILAFAALYYKKDKRRHEVHRRCSPQRTTANELPHTQEEELMSLQMKHSDLERECREAMHPHEVVLRTACPPDYTLAMRRSPDDIPLMTPNTITMIPNSMPGLTSLHPFNSYSSGQNNTLPHPHPHSHSTTRV